TTTTGTCTATTGCATTAATAGtttattatcacatttttgcttgAACTGATTCCAAAACTGATTTGATTCTACACAAGGAAGTTTCAGAGGTAGCTGTTTTGAGCATATGAGTGAGATCAGCAGAGGAAAACTGCTAAAGATCTCTTCAAAGGTTGTGATTTGATAAAAACAGTCACTGCTATAAAAGGAGAAACAAACCAAATTAATCAGCACcatcagctattttttttttttactgagaaAGCAAGGAGAAATGAGAGAGATGCAGAGTGGCTGACGAAGGTGATACCACATCCTGTTCAGGCAGACAGGAGGAAGCCTGTATTACTCAACATCTCAGGCTCATCTGACTGAGTACTGAAGATTAAAACTTCTATTTCACCTAAAACACCTTTCACTTCAGGTCAGTGTGAGCAGAGTCAACAGCAGTCATCAGAGAGGGGACTCAAAGAGGCTTCAAGTGTAATTCAAGAATTACTTAAGGTTCTGTTTTCCCACAAATCCAGTCTTGTTGaaatttaaacaacaaaacCGAATCCAAGTCCCGAgccaaatttatttttaaaacagccCAGAGACCAAAGACTTCCTAGAAGAGCTAATCCAGAAAGACTCTGTCCAAACAAAACTTGTTTAGACATTTCAcaatgttttttatgaaaacagtgaaatttaAACAGACCTTGtcaagataaaaacaacatcTTATTTAGATTAATGGGTGAAATGAAGTGAACATATGGTCTTAGATTTCATCCCGTCCAATGTTTTCATATTAAGCAAACTGAATGTCTGTAATGTTGGTAGATGGGCTCTGTTACTCAACAACATGCAAACAAATCATGCAACCTAATCTTACTTTATGCATCAATAAATATACCAACAGCTCTCTGCATGAACAGAGTGTTAAGGTATATagagtgcctatgaaaagtattcacctactttgatgttttaccctttcaatgATTCTGTAAGTCagtcagtcatggtcaatataacttgaattttttgatttaaaaaaacactaaaaaccctctttaatgtcaaagtgaaaatgattTCTGCAAATAATGTCTATAAAATACAAATTGAGACTGCGTGTCTCAAGtaattgcagtataaagacacctgtgtctggaaggtccagtcactggttaattagaATTCCtgtctaccattacaccacgacaacaaaataaagaaaaggtaattgaaaagtttaagtcaggtgATTTACATGTGTAAAactgcctggatcaggctgccctcacaaactgagtgactgtgcaagacggagactagtgagagaggccactaagacacctaaactactctgaaggagtttcaagcttcagcagctgagatgggagagactcttaTGTCAACTgttgccctggttcttcaccagtcaaagctttatgggagagtgacaaagaacacactactgttgaagaaaactcagattcagtcttggctagagttcaccaaaatacacgtgggagactccatgatcaagtgggTGAAGGTTATTTGATTTGATAAGATGTAGTGTTTCTTatccatcagacaagacaccaaacactgcacatcaccacaaacacaccatacccactgtgaagcacagtggtggcaacatcatgctgtggggatgcttctcatcaGCTGGCCCcaaaaggcttgtaaaggtagaggtcaACAAGCTAAGTAAGTCTGcgagagaactacagcttgggaaagattttttttttccaacaacacaatggcctgaagcatacagcgaaaactacacaaaaatggtttaaagccaacaaggtgaatgttctgaagtggccaaatcaaagctcagacctcaatcccaTAGAGACTTTGTAGCTGGACTTGCAAAGGCCTATTTATGTcagatccctgtgcaacctgacggAGCttgagcttgagcagttttgcaaagaagaatggagtaaaattgcagtgtcaaAATATGCAAGTGtggttgagacctatccacacagactcagagctgtgattgcagccaaaggtgggtctactaaatactgacttgaaagggtgAATAACTATGCAGCCATTTATTtcacatgacatattttttattaattgatagtactttaatgttaaagattttttttggaaaaaaagcaaaactatATTGactttgattgatttataaaaaacaatgaaagggtaaacatccaaaggggtgaaaactttcaataggcactgtatgttcATTTTGTATGTTCATtttctgcagtgacacagacgTCCACACTGTGGCGTCACTTCTCAAACTCTACCTGCGTGAGCTGCCTGAGCCGGTGGTGCCCTGGACTCAGTACCAGGACTTTTTGGACTGCACCATGCTGCTGGATTCCACCAACACAGAGGttcatatttaaaattagactaaaTTATAACTGTGGAGTGAAATTACACTGGGAAAGATACATTTTGAGGTCTTTGTCCTATTATTCTCCTGCTTCTGTGTCCTCACAGGGTTGGGAGAAGTTGGAGAAACAAATTGCTCTCCTGCCAAAGATAAACTACAACCTTCTCAGTTATGTCTGCAGGTGAGTAGGACAAAGCATTATGGGAAATTTAAGAGAAGAAACACATCAGAGCACACATAGGATATCAATAACTCATGTTTATCAACTTGTTTTATCAACTGTTTCACTTTTTGCCGTTGCCTTATCCCCTTTTAAATACATAATAATCAGAGGTAGAAAGTAACTGATAACATTAACTCAAATTATTGTAATTGAGCAGTTTTTTGTGTTCTTGTACTcttttgagtatttttaaaaattagtaattttacttttactttagtataTTTTGAGGGAAGTATTGTACTGCACTACATctgaaaaagcatcaaatactgagttaaaaattaaaactggaaGCACTAAAACAAGGAGGACTAAGTCTTGTGTCAACGGCATGATACTGGTcagtatccatccatccatccatccatccatgcatcttcttctgctttttcGGGTCGGGACATGGCAGTAGCAGCAGGCAAAGTAACACTTTCCAGTTCCTCCGGAGGGATTCCAAggtgctcccaggccagatgagaaatttaatccctccagtgagttctgggtctgcctggGGGCCCCTCCCAGTAGGACGTGCCTGAAAGACCTCCCAAGGACGGTGCCCAGGAGGCTTCCTGATCAGATGCCGAACCACcacaactggctcctttcgaggtgaaggagcagtggttctacttcaagatccttttggatgtctgagctcctcaccttagctctaaggctgagcccagacaccctcctgaggaatctcattttgactgtttgtatcctcgatctcattctttcagtcattacccagagttcatgaccataggtcaGGGTTGGGATATCGACcggtaaattgaaagctttgcctttcagctcagctccctcttcacgaTAGCAGTAAGGTACAGCGCCTGCAAAACAGCTGACGCTACACCAATCCGCCAGTCAATCTCgcggtccattctaccctcactcatgaacaaaaccctgagatacttgaactccttcacttgggggtCATATAAGAAGCAATCCAGCAGATCTTTCAAAGTTATTCATtgtcattttggttaaagatgaATTATTCTGCTCCTCAGCACACATACTAATCTGTCTTTGACTCGTTGATGATCATGTGGTCTGTTTGCAGGTTTTTGTTTGAGGTGCAGCTCCACTCCAGTGTAAATAAGATGAATGTGGAGAATTTGGCCACAGTGATGGGGATCAACCTGCTGAAGCCTCAGATAGAAGACCCCATTACAGTGATGAAAGGTTAGAAAGCATCAGATATGAAGATAAAACCCCTTTCTCTGTCCTGACTGTAAAAACAGTCTGTCTGCAAATGTATCTTTCTACTAATTTTATTAAGCAATGACAGATGTAGCAATACTGCAACATGCCAACATCCTTCTCTTTTTAGACAATGTTCAGAGTAAAATGATGATACATTCtaatttagaaatgttttgtgATACAAGCTATCAGGACGTCTGTTCGGCTGAACTAAACATAACACTGAACAAGCTTGAGTCTTCAGAAGACTGCAGAAAGTAAAGCATAATTTGCATAAAAACCTGAAGGCTGGGCATGCTGATCATGACCTCTCACATCTTTGTTTGTTATTCTTCACAGCGACTCCCCAGATTCAGAAGCTGATGACAGTGATGATCAGACAACATGAGGCTTTGTTTCCTCTCTCCAAAGACGTGCTCCCCGCCTCTCCCTCCACTAAGGCTGAGAGCCAGAAGAACGCTCCTCGAAGCTTTGTGGGCTGGGAGTCTGCAGAGGTACGAGCAGATCTCCACACACTGAGGcccttttacattttcaaacagcTGTGTATATGTTTCACAAAAGCAGGAGGAGGCCCAGGCCAAATGGGAAAAATCCACAAAACAAATGATCAGAATAGCATGGAAACATGCCATGTCTCCAGAAAACAGTATATTCTATCAGCTGTTCAGTTTTATGAACTAAAACCCAACATTAGAGAAGTGAGAGCATTTCCAATTCAAGACAGATGAGGTGTAAATGAAACCAGTCAGGTTATGTTATTTCACCTTAGTTGGATTTGCAGACAGATGTGAACATCCCCAATAACAATCAGATGAGAAAGCACAGTGGACTGGGTCGCTGCATCAAAAGAgctttaaataataatgaaacCAAAGCATCTCAGCAAAGTCAGCTTCACAAATCCATCTTTGGTCACCATACTTCCATACGTCCAAACTATGAGAAATGTATAGTTGTGTAATGATAAAGAGGAATTTGACTTTCTGCTACTGTACATTTTGGGCTTTTGTACTTGAATAGTTTTTAGTATTTATATGGTCCTTTATGGTTTTCTGCAGTGATAAAGTTTTTGGGAGAAAAGTTTATATCTATCTGGAAGTAGCCTCATTGGCACAGCATGTTTAACTCCAGGAGTGAAcgaattttttgtttttatatgagGGGACCTGATGAGCAGTATCAGACCTGAGACCGATATCTGATTGGATCTGGTCCATCTCTAGATGGGGCCACTTTGAGATAGCTCACCTTTAGTGTAGTAAAGTTAAAACTAATCCATTTTAGGTTATGAATAGTAAAACACTGCCTACATCACATGATGATACCGTTGTGATTTCATCATctgctatttttgtcacatgatggcatgaaaacaaagctacattttgcAAAACCATCACTTAGTGTGGAGAGTGTGATGgttaagctttctttcagttttattttaatgtcaggAAATAAGGTTATTTGATTTCTTGATGAAATCAATGTCTGTGTTTTGGACCACTACCAGTGGTGCCAGTGCCCTGGCTAACAGCTCCTACAATTTTGAGCTAAAAAATGGGACAAACTTTTATTAGGTTCCATTTTACCaacaacttttttccacttattactcattttaaggctttttgccctttttgcccctttatacccttttttttttttgccaattttatcccatttgtgtcacttttcacccctttattcctcttttaacatgttttcagctttttgctcatttttgccacttttttttagaatttttataCATTACTGagattttttgcccatttttttcacttttatcttgtttttgctgctttttgcccattttttttacctttttttttacaatttctaTACACGTCTGagactttttgcccatttttgccactttctgccatttagttttttttacactttccatttttttaagctttttgccattttttcttcttcttgtacatttttgccactcttatcccaTTCATGTtgcttttcaaccttttttcaaccaaaactaatttttgcagcttttaccCTCATCTTGCCACTATTTTTTTAATACGTTTTACCCATTTAGTTTGTTCCCccgtttttgtcactattatcCCATCTGTGagactttctgccacttttttaccactttcaatccaattttgctgctttttttcctcttttttgtccttttaacccatttttgccactttttgcctgttttttggtctgttttcttcttttttagtttcttgcatcctgatgtttgtgcacgtCATGGCTTTGTTATGAAATCTGgcattattttaatcatttaattcaGTGTGCTCAtacacattgttaacattaccaaaaaaatgtaatgctgTTTTAAGAAAGAGCGTTTTATAATTTGAAAACGTCTATTTTGTGccacagcataaataaataaaattacttcttttttgctttgataagagtgattattcaggttagaaataaaatatggatgtcAAAGCTTACCTTTGAattggaccatgattttgatgatctccatgggcccccaatttGTCTGGGCCCTTGGaggctctcccttttatcccgcCTTCTGAGTGGCCTTGATTCTGAGGGAATTTTACAAATGTAACGTGTGCTTTATCCACCTGATTTGGAATCAGTCttcatttatgtgttttatgtttttctttagaTGGGTGATGCATCTCTCTCTGAGTCtccagaagaagaggaggacaatgACAGTCCAGGTCCAGATAAAGGAAGCTTCAGCCCCCAAAATACACTTCAGGAGCCCTCCTCACCCTCCACAGATGACTGGCCTGGAAATCCCCGCAAACGCACTCAGACCCTCCCCACCTTCAACTGTCCCCTCTCCGGGATGGCAGCTAAAGCCGAGGCCCTCAACAGGTGGAGTCGTATCCAGGAGAGCGCAGAGGAGAAGAGCGGGACATTATCAGAGGACATTTTTAAGATCTTAGACCTCCGCGGCTCAGGTTCATTCTTTGGGAAGTCTCAGTTTAGCAACAAGGGGGGAGAGGACAGACTAACAACCAGAAGAGGAAGTGATAACACTGTTTCTTCTACTGCTGGATCCACAAAACCTGATGGTGACTCCCAGCCCAGTCCTGTGCTGACTCATCAGAAGAGTGCAGGAAACCTGAGACAGAGTGGTTCAGTTCAGAGGGTTAACAGCGTGTCTGAGCCGAAGAACGACGGAAAGCAGCTTTTAGACAGGTGAGGAAAACCCAGTAGACACAGAAAGCACCAACAACATACTAGGGCCGGAAATATGGagcaaaaaacagtttttaaacttaGTGGCAATAGAGGATAAAAATCTCCATATCTCTgttaagaaagacaaaatgttgTTCCCTGCCAGCATGGCCCCATATGGGTAATATATGCTGCAATATGGGTCCCGTGTGGGCTTGTCCGTGGGTTCCATGGTGGTCCTACCTGTGACTGTTCATGTGAACTGCAATtgtggatcagcccatatgAGACCCATACAGGCCAAATCTAGAGAACCCTGTGATTCCGCATGTGGACCTCAAGTAGGATCTATAACTGCAAACGTTCATAATTCTGATCAAGTCTTTTAGTCCCTTTCTCTCCTATGTCAGAAGTTTTCTTGAACTTATTTACATACATGTTGGCTTGGAGAGTTATTTCTGCTTTGTTTCAGTCCTGCATACTTCAAATCAGGGCCTATTAATGTGGCCTATAGTTCAAGTGTAGTTTTGTTGTTCACTGTGAGATTTAAGTGAGGTTGAATTTGTGGCATGTGATGCTACAGCGACAAATTTACATTAGTTTTGATTTACTGcattattgattttaatgaataGAGGAGTTGAAGCAAAGTTTTATTTGAACAGATGCTCTTGTGACGAGCAGCCTCATAACAAGGAAGAAAGGGGGTATAAAGAGAGCAGCTTTCCTGCTTGAACCATGTTAAGCTCAGACAGCTTATATTGTAATCATAAATGTAATGTGGGATGTCAGGCTTCAATCAGTGTATCAAAGGAGGCATTTAGCAGTGGACTTCTGCCTCTCAGTTTATCTGTAGAGTCTGTATCAGAAACCACTTGAGCTACTTCAGCTGAAACAGGAGGAcagtactaatttatctccttttcttgcaatgaGTAAAGCTAagtttcccatgataatgaagtaattttttCGAGATCTCTGccaaatttgcaaaaactgacacataatgatgggaaaagaggttaaaaaactATGTCCCTTCTATTCTTCATATCATGTATTTTGGTccatcatgctccaaactgcaacatattaaATTAACTAAGCATGCATTGTTGaaatttttggggaaatttggtCACGATGTGTCGTGAGagagactggtgggtcctgaggctagaccagttgagaaccgctgatCTGGAGACATTTCTGTGAATTCTGTCAAAATTATCAATACTCTTAaatacaatatttttaaaataatcagatctccatcattttaatgatcagcGGTataaaaaagtacagaaacaaaattatctTCAGTCAGATTTTTTCTCCAGAAGAGAGCAACTGCTTGCAATACTCTTGGTCCTCAcaaattccacttttttcacttttacaaatgttgccaatgtattacTCACAGTGAAGACAGGGCACAGAAGTTTTCCTGATTgggaaataaaatttaaaaactgtcaaataGTTTAGGTAGACCTTGATGCTGTCATGTCAAACAGGTATCGATAGGATCTGATATATAAACATTTCACCGCTGGTTGTTTTACTGCTAAAAATCTTTTGACTGAGCCTAGGCCTAgcattgaatttttaaaatcagcttCAACATAAACTTTATCAATAAACATGATATTGTCTTGCTCTAGATCTGgtttaaaatatattaatatatcTTAACTCcacatattgcccagccctacagtGATCCAACATAAGCCCCACATGAATAGCTTACTCACTTACATTTTTGTGACAATATTGtattcaaaattaaatattacaacaaaaacactttaaaaacctGTTATGTTAGATGAACACTTGCAATCTTAGGAGGTGTGGGTTGACAAACTGAAGCAGAACTTTGGACAGGAACAAAAATAATGACACCTAAATACAGGGAACCATTTCAAGCAAGTTAACTCATTGAAAACAGATGAAGTAATGTCCCTGCTCTGGCTTGGATTTGACTTTTGGACTGTATGTTATGGACTAGGTCTTGACATCTGGACTGGATACATCTGTTTGCACAATAACCAACACTAGGGGACATTTCATCCTGAAGTTTTTGCTGTAATGTTAACCCTCTGTTGGTCTGTCTCCTCTAGTCTGCAGCAGGAGAACAAGGAGCTGAAGGCCTCGGTAGCAGAGCTCCAGTCCGCTCTGGAGGCAGAGCGCCGTCGTGTGGCCGCTCTGGAGATCTGCCTGAGAAATGCTGAGCGCACCCGGGACGAGGCCCAGAAACGCAACCAGGAACTACAAAGAGACATTCAGCAGTTCCTCTCCAAAAAGCTACAAGCTCCCACCTAACAGTCATCCTCATTTAAA
The Cheilinus undulatus linkage group 5, ASM1832078v1, whole genome shotgun sequence DNA segment above includes these coding regions:
- the arhgap25 gene encoding rho GTPase-activating protein 25, coding for MSLKLPRNWDFSTFKADTARIARSKSVIPGEGSPGSGSPRSSRSMERPLKAGWLKKQQRSLVKNWHQRYFVLRGSTLTYHKDDKETTVQGVIQLRFSKVNELPLNSDEPGKYLFEIIPRATGDRERCPYVFMANSQSDMEEWVRILRRVIGVPTSGVFGKALMDTITYEQRFGPHMVPILVQKCVEFIKEHGLDEEGIFRLPGQDNAVKQFRDAFDAGERPSFPSDTDVHTVASLLKLYLRELPEPVVPWTQYQDFLDCTMLLDSTNTEGWEKLEKQIALLPKINYNLLSYVCRFLFEVQLHSSVNKMNVENLATVMGINLLKPQIEDPITVMKATPQIQKLMTVMIRQHEALFPLSKDVLPASPSTKAESQKNAPRSFVGWESAEMGDASLSESPEEEEDNDSPGPDKGSFSPQNTLQEPSSPSTDDWPGNPRKRTQTLPTFNCPLSGMAAKAEALNRWSRIQESAEEKSGTLSEDIFKILDLRGSGSFFGKSQFSNKGGEDRLTTRRGSDNTVSSTAGSTKPDGDSQPSPVLTHQKSAGNLRQSGSVQRVNSVSEPKNDGKQLLDSLQQENKELKASVAELQSALEAERRRVAALEICLRNAERTRDEAQKRNQELQRDIQQFLSKKLQAPT